One segment of Mycolicibacterium baixiangningiae DNA contains the following:
- a CDS encoding acyl-CoA dehydrogenase family protein — protein MDITFSAEAEAYREQVREFLKDNVPQDWRGIGALAGDTHTSFLKDWTALLSKHKLLAPAWPTEYGGAGLSPEERVVLAEEFALAGVPTGDANDEFSVDMLGNTLLEHGTPEQKDYFLPRILSKEIVFCQGFSEPDAGSDLSNVRTKATLEGDHWVVDGQKIWTSDGLKANWIFALVRTEPGSVRHHGLTMMLIPIDQPGVELRPIKMITGDSEFCETFFTQAVTERGHVVGEVGDGWKVAMSLLGHERGETAVVLPLRFSAELDRLVALIDERGLSDDPKVRVGVAECQARLSAMRLLGLRNVSSWVKGMQPGPESSIAKLVWSEYHVQSSTLGMEVLGSDGLVAEGRPGPAYYSDEPGADPLHTASWQTTYFTALGSVIYGGTSEIQRNIVAERVLGLPRS, from the coding sequence ATGGATATCACCTTCAGCGCAGAAGCCGAGGCGTACCGCGAACAGGTGCGCGAATTCCTGAAAGACAACGTCCCGCAAGATTGGCGCGGGATCGGCGCTCTCGCCGGCGACACGCACACATCGTTCCTCAAGGACTGGACAGCGCTGCTGTCGAAGCACAAGCTGCTCGCGCCGGCATGGCCCACGGAGTACGGCGGCGCGGGTCTGAGCCCGGAGGAACGCGTCGTCCTGGCCGAAGAATTCGCCCTGGCGGGCGTTCCCACCGGGGACGCGAACGACGAATTTTCCGTGGACATGCTCGGAAACACACTGCTCGAGCACGGCACACCCGAGCAGAAGGATTACTTCCTGCCGCGAATCCTGAGCAAAGAGATCGTGTTCTGTCAGGGATTCTCGGAGCCCGACGCCGGCTCGGACCTGTCGAATGTCCGGACGAAGGCCACCTTGGAGGGCGACCACTGGGTGGTCGACGGCCAGAAGATCTGGACGTCCGACGGGTTGAAGGCGAACTGGATCTTCGCCCTGGTCCGTACTGAACCGGGCAGCGTTCGCCACCATGGCCTCACGATGATGCTGATTCCCATCGACCAGCCGGGCGTCGAGTTGCGGCCGATCAAGATGATCACAGGCGACAGCGAATTCTGCGAGACCTTCTTCACGCAGGCGGTCACCGAGCGGGGCCACGTCGTCGGCGAGGTCGGCGACGGCTGGAAAGTTGCGATGAGTCTGCTCGGACACGAGCGTGGCGAAACCGCTGTGGTGCTGCCGCTACGCTTTTCGGCCGAGCTGGATCGCCTGGTGGCGCTCATCGACGAACGGGGTCTTTCCGATGATCCGAAGGTCCGTGTGGGCGTCGCCGAGTGCCAGGCGCGCCTCAGTGCCATGCGTCTTCTGGGTCTGCGGAACGTCAGCAGCTGGGTGAAAGGCATGCAGCCCGGGCCGGAGAGTTCTATCGCCAAGCTGGTCTGGTCCGAGTACCACGTGCAGTCCTCGACGCTGGGAATGGAAGTCCTAGGCAGTGATGGTCTGGTCGCCGAAGGCAGGCCGGGCCCGGCCTACTATTCCGACGAGCCCGGCGCCGATCCCCTGCACACAGCGTCCTGGCAGACAACGTATTTCACGGCGCTCGGTAGCGTGATCTATGGGGGCACCAGCGAAATCCAGCGCAACATCGTCGCCGAGCGCGTGCTCGGACTGCCGAGGAGCTAG
- a CDS encoding acyl-CoA dehydrogenase family protein, with translation MQFELSEEQLELQRSIRAFVERYASPLDVLSQIESDAGFSKELWNAAAAKLGLQSLNVPEDFGGMGASNLELMAAIEELGAGAVPGPLAPCIGLAVPILDAAKTSPLAAQLLGSIADGTEIVAVAPDIFDGHQGRPSVEATEDDQGKVRLNGTAHRILTPQHATTLLVLAGIGESVAVVAAPADALGVRLKMHAMLDPTRREGDVEFSDVRARVVVRGDDATAVSRTARRYALLFAAAEAVGGAQRALDLSVQYAKERKAFGKVIGTFQALKHRMADMYTELEISRSLLWYAAWLSTQESASVDDVESTLLEAKLVATESYLQSTRSAISIFGGIGYTWEHPIHLYFKRATSLRYFGQSNDSIRDEIASRTFASRRRNSEAARQNAHS, from the coding sequence ATGCAATTCGAACTGAGCGAGGAGCAGCTAGAGCTCCAGCGGTCCATCCGAGCCTTCGTCGAAAGGTATGCGAGTCCGCTCGACGTGCTATCCCAGATTGAGAGCGACGCCGGGTTCAGCAAGGAGCTGTGGAACGCGGCCGCCGCGAAGCTCGGGCTGCAAAGCCTGAACGTGCCCGAAGACTTCGGTGGCATGGGCGCAAGCAACCTCGAACTAATGGCAGCGATCGAAGAGCTCGGCGCGGGCGCCGTGCCCGGCCCACTGGCTCCGTGTATCGGGCTGGCGGTGCCCATCCTCGACGCGGCCAAGACCTCGCCGTTGGCCGCCCAGCTACTGGGCTCCATCGCGGACGGCACGGAAATCGTAGCGGTGGCTCCAGACATTTTCGATGGCCACCAGGGGCGACCGAGTGTCGAAGCAACTGAAGACGACCAGGGAAAGGTGCGGCTGAACGGGACCGCGCATCGGATCCTGACCCCGCAACATGCGACCACCTTGCTCGTGCTGGCCGGAATCGGCGAGAGCGTCGCCGTGGTGGCCGCCCCCGCCGATGCACTCGGTGTGCGCCTCAAAATGCACGCAATGTTGGACCCGACCCGCCGCGAGGGCGATGTCGAGTTCTCCGACGTGCGCGCGCGCGTGGTCGTCAGGGGCGATGACGCTACTGCCGTGAGCCGAACAGCGCGTCGATACGCGCTGCTGTTCGCCGCCGCAGAGGCAGTCGGCGGTGCACAGCGCGCGCTTGACCTCTCGGTGCAGTACGCCAAGGAGCGCAAGGCGTTCGGCAAGGTCATCGGCACCTTCCAAGCGCTGAAGCACCGGATGGCCGACATGTACACCGAACTGGAGATCTCCCGGTCGTTGCTGTGGTATGCGGCATGGTTGTCTACGCAGGAATCTGCCTCTGTTGATGACGTGGAATCGACATTGCTCGAAGCAAAGCTGGTCGCCACGGAAAGCTATCTTCAGTCCACGCGATCCGCGATCAGCATCTTCGGTGGGATCGGATACACCTGGGAACACCCGATCCACCTTTACTTCAAGCGTGCGACGAGCCTGCGGTACTTCGGTCAGAGCAACGATTCGATTCGCGACGAGATTGCTTCCCGCACGTTCGCCAGCAGGCGACGTAATTCGGAAGCCGCACGCCAGAACGCCCACTCGTAA
- a CDS encoding MaoC family dehydratase, which produces MRRFPTVTALAQVVGEEIGVSGWHTITQADIDKFADATGDHQWIHVDPHRAKDGPFGTTIAHGYLTLSLIAGLEEQIYVVEDLEMGINYGSERVRFLEPVPSGTRVRMRAELLSAESAPTGLRTVIKATVEIEGSAKPACVAEVVSILVPREDGTARARAGGVH; this is translated from the coding sequence ATGAGAAGGTTTCCCACCGTCACGGCGCTCGCACAAGTAGTCGGGGAAGAGATTGGTGTCAGCGGCTGGCATACGATCACCCAAGCCGACATCGACAAGTTCGCCGACGCCACTGGCGACCACCAGTGGATCCACGTCGACCCTCACCGCGCGAAGGACGGCCCGTTCGGCACCACCATCGCCCACGGGTACTTGACGCTCTCCCTTATCGCCGGGCTCGAAGAGCAGATCTACGTTGTCGAAGACCTCGAGATGGGCATCAACTACGGCTCCGAGCGAGTGCGCTTCCTCGAGCCGGTGCCGTCAGGTACGCGGGTCCGCATGCGCGCGGAGCTCCTCAGCGCCGAGTCTGCACCGACGGGATTGCGCACCGTCATCAAAGCAACGGTCGAGATCGAGGGAAGCGCCAAACCGGCGTGCGTCGCAGAGGTCGTGTCGATCTTGGTTCCACGCGAAGACGGCACCGCTCGTGCACGAGCCGGCGGTGTCCACTAA
- a CDS encoding acetate--CoA ligase family protein, with protein sequence MVHSARPELHPDLKCIFDPASVAVVGASSDTNKWGGQLARGALVGEKRRPVYFVSASRDEVHGRPAVRSLSELPEVPELVALAVPLNAFEGVVGEALDLGVRALIAVNAGFAEAGIDGRRRQDDVVDRLRAAGAVMVGPNCLGVLDRHTDLDLVYDQAGPAGIPAGPVTVISQSGNVGLELVFGLRSRGIGTARFVSVGNQADLDIGHFVEAAITQDETEVIVIYAEEFRRARRLLSAMRKAGAAGKPVVLVTPRGEAAARAAQSHTGAMASNAAVIAAACRDAGVILADTLVEALDCADILVRQPRTIGRRVGVISDGGGHSVLACDALGESNFEIVPFSATLQTKLTEVLDPSSYVANPIDLAAANIRVNAFDDAATAVAASGEVDVLVVTGGLGAFTAIDPALEPAEIESVHTIGQVAQKHTLPLIVHSMFADSAGVVMERVRQSGASVFSDLADGVVALDKVLAARATPTRELAVDVAGGCSHEPVTGYFPARRALAARGVDFVEAEQVRTAEEAVVAARTIGYPVVLKAVDLLHKSDMGGVQLNISSDVELAAAFTSMRAATGSQEYSVESMISPGDSVELIVGARRDPVFGPLIMVGLGGIYAEILRDTALTLAPASADHVADLLRSLNAAALLQGARGKAPADIDAAARAAVAAAELLMSSEEITDVEINPLRVTAEGALALDARVITGA encoded by the coding sequence GTGGTCCATTCCGCCCGTCCAGAGCTGCATCCCGACTTGAAGTGCATCTTCGATCCGGCGTCGGTCGCCGTTGTCGGCGCTTCCTCGGACACCAACAAGTGGGGTGGCCAGCTGGCGCGCGGCGCACTGGTGGGTGAGAAGCGCCGGCCCGTCTACTTCGTCAGCGCGTCTCGCGACGAGGTACACGGCCGCCCCGCGGTCCGGTCACTGAGCGAGCTGCCCGAGGTGCCCGAACTCGTCGCGCTTGCCGTGCCCCTCAACGCCTTCGAGGGTGTCGTCGGCGAGGCACTCGACCTGGGCGTTCGCGCGCTGATCGCCGTCAATGCCGGTTTCGCCGAAGCCGGCATTGACGGCCGGCGGCGTCAAGACGACGTCGTCGATCGGCTCCGTGCCGCCGGAGCGGTGATGGTGGGCCCGAACTGCCTCGGTGTACTCGACCGGCACACCGACCTTGATCTGGTGTACGACCAGGCGGGGCCGGCTGGCATTCCGGCCGGACCTGTCACCGTGATCTCTCAGAGCGGCAATGTAGGGCTCGAGCTTGTGTTCGGGTTGCGGTCGCGCGGCATAGGCACTGCACGTTTCGTCTCGGTGGGCAATCAGGCAGACCTGGACATCGGGCACTTCGTCGAGGCGGCGATCACACAGGACGAGACCGAGGTCATCGTGATCTACGCCGAAGAGTTCCGGCGTGCGCGAAGGCTGCTCAGCGCCATGCGGAAGGCCGGGGCAGCAGGCAAACCTGTCGTCCTGGTGACCCCTCGGGGTGAAGCGGCCGCCCGGGCAGCTCAGTCACATACCGGGGCCATGGCGTCCAACGCGGCGGTGATTGCAGCCGCGTGCCGCGACGCCGGCGTCATTCTCGCTGACACGTTGGTTGAGGCCTTGGACTGCGCCGACATCTTGGTCCGCCAGCCCAGAACGATCGGCCGGCGAGTGGGCGTCATCAGCGACGGCGGCGGGCACTCCGTGCTCGCGTGCGACGCCCTCGGCGAAAGTAACTTCGAGATCGTCCCCTTCAGTGCGACCTTGCAGACAAAATTGACTGAAGTACTCGACCCTTCGTCATATGTGGCCAATCCAATTGATCTTGCGGCGGCCAATATTCGAGTAAATGCCTTTGATGACGCTGCCACGGCGGTGGCGGCAAGCGGTGAAGTCGATGTTCTGGTCGTCACCGGTGGGCTGGGGGCGTTCACCGCTATCGATCCTGCGCTCGAACCGGCCGAGATCGAATCGGTCCACACGATCGGCCAGGTCGCCCAGAAGCACACGCTTCCGCTGATCGTCCACAGCATGTTCGCCGACTCCGCTGGTGTGGTGATGGAACGCGTTCGCCAGTCGGGCGCCTCGGTGTTCTCCGACTTGGCTGACGGTGTAGTAGCGCTCGACAAGGTCCTCGCTGCCCGCGCGACACCGACGCGAGAACTCGCAGTCGACGTGGCGGGTGGGTGTTCGCACGAGCCGGTGACGGGATACTTCCCGGCGCGGCGTGCGCTCGCTGCCCGCGGAGTGGACTTCGTCGAGGCCGAGCAGGTCCGAACCGCTGAGGAAGCCGTCGTTGCCGCACGTACGATCGGTTATCCCGTCGTGCTGAAAGCCGTCGACCTGCTTCATAAGTCAGATATGGGCGGGGTCCAGCTCAACATTTCCTCTGATGTCGAGCTGGCGGCGGCCTTTACTTCGATGCGCGCCGCTACCGGCTCTCAGGAGTATTCGGTGGAATCGATGATCAGTCCGGGGGACAGTGTCGAACTGATCGTCGGCGCTCGGCGCGATCCGGTGTTCGGCCCCCTCATTATGGTGGGTCTGGGCGGAATCTACGCCGAAATCCTCCGCGACACCGCGCTCACGCTGGCCCCCGCCTCGGCCGACCACGTTGCCGATCTGTTGCGCTCACTCAACGCTGCGGCGCTGCTACAAGGGGCCAGGGGCAAGGCGCCAGCTGACATCGATGCAGCCGCTCGGGCGGCCGTGGCCGCGGCTGAGTTGCTGATGTCAAGCGAAGAGATCACCGATGTGGAGATCAATCCGTTGCGGGTCACCGCTGAGGGTGCCCTAGCGCTGGACGCGCGCGTCATCACCGGTGCCTAA
- a CDS encoding enoyl-CoA hydratase-related protein encodes MAPNFDDVLYDVSDGIATITINRPEVLNAFRVKTVNELISAFRLADSDPRVGAIILTGAGDRAFSAGGDQKERQHTGQERDVETGELARDQDLHAAIRGAGKPVIAAVNGYAIGGGHVLHVLCDLSIASENAIFGQVGPKVGSFDAGLGTIYLARVVGEKRAREMWYLCRRYSAQEALDMNLVNKVVPLESLMDEARAWAAEIVEKSPTAIRFLKHSFNSDTASATGTSAMAFAALELYQMTDEATEGNRAFNEKRPVDYAPYRR; translated from the coding sequence ATGGCCCCGAACTTCGATGACGTGCTGTATGACGTCTCAGACGGAATCGCGACGATCACCATCAATCGGCCGGAGGTACTCAACGCCTTCCGTGTCAAGACAGTCAATGAGCTGATCAGCGCATTCCGACTTGCTGACAGCGATCCCCGTGTCGGTGCCATCATCTTGACGGGCGCCGGCGATCGAGCCTTCTCCGCGGGTGGCGATCAAAAAGAGCGTCAACACACCGGCCAGGAGCGGGACGTAGAGACCGGTGAGCTGGCACGCGACCAAGATCTTCATGCCGCAATCCGAGGCGCGGGCAAGCCTGTCATCGCTGCGGTGAACGGATACGCGATTGGGGGCGGCCACGTACTGCACGTGCTCTGCGACCTGAGTATCGCGTCCGAGAACGCAATCTTCGGCCAGGTCGGGCCGAAGGTTGGCAGTTTCGATGCGGGCTTGGGGACCATCTATCTCGCGCGTGTCGTCGGTGAAAAGCGTGCCCGCGAAATGTGGTACCTGTGCCGTCGATACAGCGCACAAGAAGCACTGGACATGAACCTGGTGAACAAGGTCGTGCCGCTCGAAAGCCTGATGGATGAAGCGCGCGCGTGGGCTGCAGAAATCGTGGAGAAGAGCCCGACGGCCATTCGGTTCCTGAAGCACTCGTTCAATTCCGACACCGCGAGTGCCACAGGCACCTCCGCGATGGCTTTTGCTGCTCTGGAGCTCTACCAGATGACAGATGAAGCGACAGAAGGTAACCGTGCCTTCAACGAGAAGCGACCGGTCGACTACGCGCCTTACCGACGCTGA
- a CDS encoding acrylyl-CoA reductase family protein produces MSTTASYKAFQVGKDDSGEFYRDTREVTAEPLADGEVRVRVAWSSINYKDGLASTAEGRVARISPLIPGIDLAGEVVDPGSSGLTVGDQVLAHGYELGVARHGGFSQYATVPAGWVVPRPAALDARHAMVTGTAGFTAALSVAALRDGGISPDLGPVLVTGATGGVGSFAVTLLSNLGYDVVASTGRRDREDWLKSLGAGTVIDRLPADAKPLGKETWAGVVDSVGGSTLHAALASTCYGGIVAASGNTGGPKLGTTVFPFILRGVRLHGIDSVACDIDRRRTIWHWIADTMHAQQFDALAGRVVGLSELPEALDAVLAGRALGRTLVQLERV; encoded by the coding sequence GTGAGCACCACCGCCAGCTACAAGGCGTTTCAAGTTGGCAAGGACGACTCCGGCGAGTTCTATCGTGACACCCGTGAGGTCACGGCCGAACCCCTCGCAGATGGCGAGGTGCGTGTTCGCGTCGCATGGTCGAGCATCAACTACAAGGACGGCTTGGCGTCGACCGCCGAGGGCCGAGTTGCCCGAATCTCGCCCCTCATCCCCGGGATTGACCTCGCCGGCGAAGTGGTCGACCCGGGAAGTTCTGGGCTGACCGTTGGCGACCAAGTACTCGCGCACGGGTACGAACTGGGAGTCGCCCGTCACGGTGGCTTCTCGCAGTACGCCACGGTGCCCGCTGGGTGGGTTGTTCCACGTCCGGCGGCTCTCGACGCCCGACACGCCATGGTCACCGGAACCGCAGGTTTCACCGCAGCGCTGTCGGTGGCTGCATTGCGTGACGGCGGCATCAGCCCTGACCTGGGCCCTGTCCTGGTCACCGGAGCGACCGGGGGAGTTGGCAGCTTCGCGGTAACCCTGCTTTCCAATCTCGGCTACGACGTCGTGGCAAGCACCGGTCGTCGCGACCGCGAAGACTGGCTGAAGTCTCTCGGCGCGGGAACTGTCATTGACCGACTGCCGGCCGATGCCAAACCGCTCGGTAAGGAGACCTGGGCCGGGGTAGTCGACAGCGTTGGCGGGTCCACGCTGCATGCCGCGCTGGCGAGCACCTGCTACGGGGGCATCGTCGCCGCCAGCGGCAACACTGGTGGACCCAAGCTCGGCACGACGGTGTTTCCCTTCATTTTGCGCGGGGTCCGGCTCCACGGCATTGATTCGGTCGCATGTGACATCGACCGCCGCCGCACCATCTGGCACTGGATCGCTGACACCATGCACGCTCAGCAGTTCGACGCGCTGGCCGGGCGAGTCGTCGGTCTCAGCGAGCTACCTGAGGCGCTCGATGCCGTCCTGGCGGGTCGCGCGCTCGGTCGCACACTCGTTCAGCTCGAGCGGGTTTGA
- a CDS encoding enoyl-CoA hydratase/isomerase family protein yields MTTQLAVDENAVLVDVSNHIATITLNRPRKLNAINKAVITSLGDALRQAEADDDVRVVVITGAGGNFSAGYDIANSSVVASPDAATAHHYLSAEAALTMQLWGLAKPTIAAVDGWCLAGGFDTVLACDIVVASERAQFGMPEIRYGSGPVTLLLPYMVGQKLSNEIFFTGDSFTASQAKDMGLVNRVVADDELQKAVNELAAKIVPTPLPILKFTKLGLLRAYESMGLRQGVQANLDLSAILNKAVTEEGAEFFRIVEQDGLGAALKWRDKRYGTTA; encoded by the coding sequence ATGACCACGCAACTAGCCGTCGACGAGAACGCGGTCCTCGTCGACGTCAGCAACCACATCGCGACCATCACGCTGAACCGACCACGGAAACTGAACGCCATCAACAAGGCGGTGATCACCTCTCTGGGTGACGCGTTGCGGCAGGCGGAGGCGGACGACGATGTCCGGGTGGTGGTGATCACCGGTGCCGGCGGGAACTTTTCGGCCGGCTACGACATCGCCAACAGCTCGGTCGTCGCCTCACCCGACGCCGCCACTGCTCATCATTACCTGTCCGCTGAGGCCGCTCTTACGATGCAGTTGTGGGGCTTGGCTAAGCCGACGATCGCTGCGGTGGACGGATGGTGCCTCGCCGGCGGATTCGACACTGTCCTCGCATGTGACATCGTCGTCGCCAGCGAGCGCGCCCAGTTCGGCATGCCCGAGATCCGTTACGGCTCCGGGCCAGTCACTCTGCTATTGCCGTACATGGTCGGCCAGAAGCTATCCAACGAGATCTTCTTCACCGGTGACTCGTTCACCGCCTCACAGGCCAAGGACATGGGATTGGTGAATCGTGTCGTGGCCGATGATGAGCTGCAGAAGGCGGTCAACGAGCTCGCAGCAAAGATCGTCCCGACGCCGCTGCCAATCCTGAAGTTTACCAAGCTGGGCCTGCTCCGAGCGTACGAGTCAATGGGCCTGCGCCAGGGAGTCCAGGCGAATCTTGATCTATCGGCCATCCTCAACAAGGCCGTCACCGAAGAGGGCGCGGAGTTCTTCCGCATCGTCGAACAGGATGGTCTCGGCGCAGCCTTGAAGTGGCGCGACAAGCGTTACGGGACAACCGCATAG
- a CDS encoding VOC family protein, with product MTLYELPVTGAVFDHVAIAAPRIADLTPLYIEVLGGQIIYTGEDDPDYGFRVIHVGFKDGTKVELMEPSTQSTFFDSFFRRNPEGGLHHVTFLVDDVNVAAAACSAAGYQVFGVRRQSGWNECFLHPRSTCGTLVQLADMATS from the coding sequence ATGACGTTGTACGAGTTGCCAGTCACTGGTGCGGTTTTCGATCATGTGGCGATCGCCGCGCCGCGGATCGCAGATCTGACACCGCTCTACATCGAAGTGCTGGGCGGCCAGATCATCTACACCGGTGAAGACGATCCCGACTACGGCTTTCGGGTAATCCACGTAGGTTTCAAGGACGGAACCAAAGTCGAATTGATGGAGCCCTCAACGCAATCGACGTTCTTCGACTCCTTCTTCCGTCGAAACCCCGAGGGCGGACTCCACCACGTGACGTTTCTGGTCGATGACGTCAACGTGGCCGCGGCGGCCTGCTCAGCGGCCGGCTACCAAGTCTTCGGAGTGCGCAGGCAATCCGGTTGGAACGAGTGCTTTCTACATCCGCGGAGCACGTGCGGCACACTCGTGCAGCTCGCCGACATGGCCACGTCGTAG
- a CDS encoding SDR family NAD(P)-dependent oxidoreductase: protein MDDSAAASQVVVVTGASSGIGEETAIRYAGRGARLVLAARNDDTLQRVADECRTAGAEAVLVQPTDIADSGEVEELFDLAARRFGRIDIAVQSAGITAFGRFEDVPAEVFDSIIRTNLIGAANVARCALSCFHTSGSGHLVLIGSLLGTTAVPYQSAYVASKFALNGLVRALRQENRHLPGVKIHGVYPGPVDTPVFRTASNYYGRTPQVPPLAVKPSTVVSAIVRATDRQRSSERQVGLANRPAIAMYRLFPSLYDALVGPFLRAVAFTSESTEATEGNAFARDLRMAADESRPR, encoded by the coding sequence ATGGATGATTCTGCGGCGGCGTCCCAAGTGGTCGTGGTGACAGGCGCCTCCAGCGGCATCGGCGAGGAGACGGCCATCCGCTACGCAGGCCGTGGGGCGCGACTGGTGCTGGCCGCACGCAACGATGACACGTTGCAGCGAGTCGCGGACGAGTGCCGCACGGCGGGGGCCGAGGCGGTGCTGGTCCAACCCACCGATATCGCCGACTCCGGCGAGGTGGAGGAGTTGTTCGATCTCGCCGCTCGCCGTTTCGGCCGGATCGACATCGCGGTGCAGTCGGCCGGGATCACCGCCTTCGGCCGGTTCGAGGACGTGCCCGCCGAAGTCTTCGACAGCATCATTCGGACGAACCTCATCGGGGCCGCGAATGTGGCGAGATGTGCTCTGAGCTGCTTCCACACGAGCGGCAGCGGGCACCTGGTGCTGATCGGCTCTCTGCTCGGAACCACCGCTGTCCCGTACCAATCTGCCTATGTGGCAAGTAAATTCGCGCTCAACGGGCTGGTTCGGGCGTTGCGTCAGGAGAATCGCCACCTGCCTGGCGTCAAGATCCATGGCGTCTACCCGGGACCGGTCGACACCCCGGTCTTCCGCACTGCGAGCAACTACTACGGCCGCACGCCGCAGGTCCCGCCGTTGGCGGTCAAGCCGTCGACCGTCGTGTCGGCGATCGTGCGTGCCACCGATCGTCAACGCTCCAGTGAGCGGCAGGTGGGGTTGGCCAACCGGCCCGCCATCGCGATGTACCGCCTGTTTCCGTCGCTCTACGACGCTCTGGTCGGACCGTTCCTGCGTGCCGTCGCTTTCACGTCCGAGTCGACGGAGGCGACCGAGGGCAACGCGTTCGCGCGGGATCTGCGCATGGCGGCCGATGAGAGTCGGCCCAGGTAG
- a CDS encoding TetR/AcrR family transcriptional regulator codes for MPPAKTAAVPDTSTRSRITAAAVDLWSERGYHGASLRDIARVVGVQMSTLYHYHPSKQSLLVELMSATMDELTEQVTAAVYSARSTREKLLAGVRAHVMYHAERSKEIFITDSELRSLEPLGRELIVGKRDAYSQMFAVLYKQGVADGDFAIKDVPVAMSAMFGMINSVPLWYRPEGRLTLSAIADYIGELVINGIGAPQAKQSR; via the coding sequence ATGCCACCAGCAAAGACCGCCGCGGTACCCGATACTTCCACCCGGTCCCGGATCACGGCAGCCGCCGTCGACCTGTGGTCGGAGCGCGGCTATCACGGCGCCAGTTTGCGAGATATCGCCCGTGTGGTCGGCGTCCAGATGTCAACGCTCTACCACTATCACCCCAGTAAGCAATCGCTACTTGTGGAACTCATGTCCGCGACAATGGATGAGCTCACCGAACAGGTCACCGCAGCGGTCTACTCCGCCAGGTCTACGAGGGAAAAACTTCTCGCCGGAGTTCGAGCGCACGTGATGTATCACGCTGAGCGGAGCAAAGAAATCTTCATCACGGACTCGGAGCTGAGATCACTCGAGCCGCTCGGGCGAGAGTTGATCGTCGGCAAACGCGACGCGTATAGCCAGATGTTCGCGGTGCTCTACAAGCAAGGGGTCGCGGACGGCGACTTCGCAATCAAGGACGTGCCCGTGGCTATGTCGGCGATGTTCGGCATGATCAACTCCGTACCGCTGTGGTACCGGCCTGAAGGCCGTCTGACATTGAGTGCCATCGCCGATTACATCGGCGAACTGGTCATCAACGGCATCGGAGCGCCTCAGGCGAAGCAGAGTCGCTGA
- a CDS encoding TetR/AcrR family transcriptional regulator C-terminal domain-containing protein — translation MSTLYYYYPSKQAVLVDIAESTLTELIDLVGAAVAQHESPADQLRATIRAHVMFHGRRRKEILITDTEIRSLEPDPRRRIIGLRDAYTRLFCAVLDAGKKSGEFSFQDRSVTGNALFGMTNSVATWYDPHGRCDLSDIADSLSATFLHGIANDRGRHRSGSPQRRSDAANQ, via the coding sequence ATGTCCACGCTGTACTACTACTATCCCAGCAAGCAGGCCGTCCTGGTCGATATCGCTGAATCCACGCTAACGGAACTCATCGACCTCGTCGGCGCCGCAGTAGCGCAACATGAGTCACCCGCAGATCAGTTGAGGGCAACAATCCGTGCCCACGTCATGTTCCACGGCCGGCGTCGCAAAGAGATACTCATCACCGACACCGAAATCCGCTCCTTGGAACCGGATCCACGCAGAAGGATCATCGGACTGCGCGACGCGTACACGAGGCTGTTCTGCGCCGTCCTCGATGCGGGGAAGAAATCAGGGGAGTTCTCCTTCCAGGACCGTTCCGTCACTGGAAACGCCTTGTTCGGGATGACGAACAGCGTCGCGACCTGGTACGACCCTCACGGCCGGTGCGATCTCAGTGATATCGCCGACAGCCTGTCGGCTACATTTCTTCACGGTATCGCCAACGACCGAGGACGGCACCGTAGTGGTTCGCCGCAACGTCGATCAGATGCGGCGAACCAATGA